The sequence TATAATGGGGTTTACTTGGTTTGTTACAACAAAAATGGGGTGGaggaatatatgtatatatatacacacacaagTTACACTTGCACATTGAGGTGAAATTGAATTGAATGGAATGGGGGTATAATGAAAATATGGGTTGATATACAGAAACACAAAGGGGCCATTATGTgaactagtggtattccggcgctacgcgccgggttcgtatGTTTTATTCTCTAATGAATTCAAAATTGTTTGTAATCATGGAATCACCAGTATCTCTAGATAAACTCTTACATTGTGTGTGTCTGTTCTTTAGCTGCTTCATATGATATTGTTGGGAGTTACATTTGATGGATGTTGTTGGGAGATGTTACATTTGATGGTCGATACGGGTTTCTAACAAACATAGATTATGTTATTGTGTTTTCTAGTTATGGGTATTCTTTCTTTTCGTTGTTCATTGGCATATAtagttgtttttattaaatagtaAATTGGTAATTTGTTTTAGGAGAATTCccatatataattaatgtacTATATCTTTAGAAGTATTTctgtttctaaattttcaacGTTAGTCTTGATATTGTTTTGTTGCTGATTTTGAATTGTAAATTTACTATAATAGGCTAATTATAGGTTTATTTTAGGTCAATAGATGTGTACTTCCATAGTTTTACAATCacaatgaatatttttatttttatatagtttaatgaGTATATTGACACGTTATTCgtcattatattattttcaattttgtatctctcaattcattttttttatatgtttttgacaTGATTATTTTACTATCAGTGGTAAGTTCACTATCacattatatttatatctatttatttttggcTTTCTAGCCATTATGttgttgattttctttttaaaagaatACCTAATAATGTACATTATTcttctttaatattttatttagtctagtttttgatgtatatttatttgattaagttTGTTATACTCCATAATTGTGTTATTGTTTGGATTAAGCTTTTTCATtgtatattaaaatgttttggtctgaaatattttttatatatcatctGGTGTGTCAATTACCACTTGATGAGTCTTTCTTCTCAGCCTTTCTGATTTTTTGACATTAAATGTTATGATAATAATTTTCtatattgtataatttaaatttcagttatttatatatatatatatatatatgttgtttggTCATCAAATTTGTTACTATGATGTGTTAACTACCATTTGATGAATCTTTCtcattaaactttttttaactTTTCTGGTTCTAACCACAGGGTGGTGGGCTAGTGGTCTTGAGGTTGTTAACACACCAATACGGACCCGGGTTCGAATACCCCCTGTGGCCACGGAATGCTTTACGCCCTCCCCAAGTTTAAAGTTATCGCGGCGTTGGTGCTGGGTCCTTGGGTAATGGGTATTAGTGCCGGCTGGTTCCGGGCCAGGGGGATTAGATGGTTGGCAATCGGAAACCATGTGCGGATTACGGGCCTTTGGGCAAACGGAAACCACGTGCGGATTACGGGTCACCTTTGAACctcctgttaaaaaaaaaaaaaaaaaaaaaaaaaaaaaaaaaaaaaaaaaacttttctggTTCGTTGTATTCAGGATATGCAATGTATATCTTGGTCTCAATAGATTGTGCGGTTTTGTGATGTTACATTTATAAATCATTGAGTGCTTGtttattttagaatcaaatatCTTCACCTTGTTTGCAAAATATTAATCTTTTAGCCTGCTAGGTACCTTTGAGTTCTCTGGTAGTACGTGATGGGCCAGGTGAGTTGATCATCCCAGCCAGGGATACTATGGCGATGAGATCATTTGAAGCTTCAagtgagtttttttattttgcagaAGTCTTTTTCTTAACCATATTGACCGAGAAAATGTTAGGTTGCAGTGAATATTTGTAGTGTTTCTTGTGAGGAAAACGTATGAACCGCTTGAGAAGGTGTGAGTTATGAAATTATATTCATGTTAGATGGCTCGTGTAATTACCAATGTTTATTACAGGTGACGTCTGATCTAATAGTTTGACCTGGCCCACAAAACCGGTTTGGTTTTCAAACAGATGACGTACAAATAGATGAACACTGGGAGTCgtgtttaaataataattttggtgGGGGCTAGAAGGAGGTAAACCAGAATGCCAAGTGTCAATGTCCACAAGTTTTCGGAGGAGAAAGTTTAAATGTTCCAGATTTTATAAATTTCGGACAATGATGATGTTCATGAGATGTCTCAGTAAAAAGCTttttatttgatgtttggaTATATCAGTGAACATGACCTCTAAAGATCTAATGAATCACTATATCACGCCTTTTAGAAAgagtgaaacaaaaacaacgATGCTGTTCAAGTTCAGACAACCATATTTGaaggaaattttattttataaacaatagACGAACTTTGTTTCCAAGTCAGAACGAAAACTAAAACCAAAGATAAATTAAAACACCGAAGAAGGTTTCATGTGAGGAAAATCTCTAAGAATTAAAAGATCAAAAcagaggaaaagaaagaaaaaacgatAGACTCGATGTAACCGACTTTAAGCTTAGGTCCTCCTTAGCCTCTAAAGTTATGCAATGCGTGGCTTCTTACCTTCAGGCACATTCTCTGTGGGTGGATCCTTCCGATTAATCAGAACCAACCAAAACAGTAGCATCAGTTGATTGAGGTGGAGCAGCATCACTCTCTTCAACAATCCAACCACTATCACTCgtagctttttttttctcagatgCATGATGGAGCATCATATCAGATGGCTTAGTTGACACTGCTACAGCTCCAGGCATGTCATCACCAGGTGGTTATCACTTCTCTGGACATAAACAAAAAGGCAAGTAGTCAAGAGCAAAGAAGGGATGTTCAGTTCAGGTCTTAGGTATTGGAACTTATTGAGTCTGTACACTCAAGCGATAACATCATGAACAGTCAAAGCCAAGGTAATTGAGGCCTGAATCAGAGTTGCCTGCCATAACCGAAGGTACACCAAACTAAAAaacttagtgttgtttttaaacacaAAGGTAAACTAAATAACTCAAATAGCAATTACCTaactaagaaaaataatatttagtttattctcaatttgaaaatatatttattattcagtTTTGTTACTTTTATTAGAAACATATGTCTACCtaactaataattaaaattttcattgttaTTATGTTTAAGCTTAAGGCTTGGTGATATATATAGATTTACCTGAGCTGAAAGTTGAGATGCAATTTGGGGAACCTTCTGTCTTccaacatctttttttttttcatagcaAATCCACCTATCATCCAAAAGGAAAATGATTACTCATATGAAGCCAGCAACCGACtacaaaaaacttataaaaacgGAAATCATTATACATCGAATCCACTTAATTCTCTGAAAATGCTTCCTCTAATTCTCTGAAAGTGTTCAGCCCGTGGACTTTGTGTGTTAGAGGCTTGGATGAGTGGCTCCTGTAGTCCTGTTGCAGTGAGAGAGTTGAATGTAAGTGTGAAAATACTAAGCGTTGTAAAGATAGTTACAAAAACAATAACCATAAGACCAACCTTATCATCCAATAGTAACATATAGACGCCCATGTGTTCAAATCAAGAATGTGCTATTTGATTTGGTTGAAGTGTTGCATTTCATCGCAGAGAACAATCTCTTAAACCACAATTGAACTGAAACTTTAGAAAAAAGAATATCTAAAGTTGAATTGAACAATTGAACTTTTCCAATTTCTTGGGTTGTGAAAGACGCGGAGCTAATTAAGATACCTGAGAAGTGAGAGCCGAGAAGGAGCTTATCCACACTTCTTCATGGGGCCAATTCGTTAAAGATTTCCGcagacccatctcttccttGCAATCGCATTAATTCATAATCCCGAGAAGCGAGAAGAGTACAGAACAATAATCCTATGGCATTACGAAGCAAGAGGTTAGCGACACTTATCTTATCCATCTCTAACAACTCTCAGGTCTGCAATTCCGGTGGGATCGCAAGCATCGGGACATCGTTCAGCCGCCGGATCTCCTCAGCTACCTCGTCTGCTGCTGTTGTGGTGGATGATGAATCTAGAGCTTACGTAATTTTATATGCATTATATAATGTAATAAAGAAAACGATTCGGGTTCACTTGCCATTGAGTTTCTTCGAGTGGGGATTGTCGATGGAGAGGCCGGAAGAGACACTGGTTTTGCCGATGAGTTTGGTCGGACTTGAAGAGGAGACCGCCGCTTTGCCTTTTGCTTTCTTCGAGTTGGGATCGCCGATCTTGAGGCCGGGAGAAACACCGCTTTTGCCGATCGTCGATTCTCTGTAGGAACTCATCGCAGTAGAGTAATGAGAAGAGACAACCAAGTTTGATCGAAACAAAACTCGGATTAAgagttttataaagaaaaacagagcgagagaagaaaagagaatcCATAAATGAAATTAAAGGGAGAACCGAAGTGGAGTCTGTATTGATTGATCGTAAATCAGATCGTGAAACGGAatcgaagaagaggaagaggaaaggGTTTCACGAACGATCTACAGAGAAAATGAGGAAGAAGGATTCGTGTCGTTGAGACAAAGGTTACGATGCTTTCCATAGGTGGGCTTGCTGGGCCGTTAAGATTATTTTGACAGATCAGAAGTTATTTGAAGCCCAATATCCTAAATCAGTTATGACGTGGCAAAACGTTATAACATGATTGGCTGTTTTTTTTGTCTGACGTGGACAGCCTATCTGAGGCTTATATCTCACTTTTAGTATCGTATATTGATTGAAAAGGAAAGTGAAACTAGATCAAAGTCGAAACGTGACGTTTTGACAAGTATTGTGGTTGATCACGTAAGCCTGTAGAAAAGAAGGCATCAGATGTGAAGGACCCCGATAGAAAGgagtttttacttatatttggatgtattagagcatgtttattgtagATGTTTTAACGTAATATAAAATAcggttttttagttttataataaaataattaagagaTTTTTATAAGAGacgttttttagttttttttttagttaaaagttaaaaaactgTATTTTATATTGTGATAAGAGATCTAACTTAAAAGATGTGTAATAGATATgcttttagatttaatataataCGGAGTTAAATTGTGTGGGTGGATTGGATAGAGTGGAGGAGATCCTAACAAAGGCGTTACTCTTTTTGAATAGTTTAATTAACATAAAAGCTGATAActtttttataagtaaaaattaaGGGGGTTGGTGAAGCAGACGAGGACGAAGCACAAGAGGCGTGTTAAACGCTCATTCCTCTGTTTAGAATTAGATTAGGCTTCCTTTTTTTGCATAAGGTGTGCTTCAGAATTCTTctttacacacacacatatatatatctattgatCGAACAGTTGGTTGGACCCTAATTGCAAAATCCCTCTCCCTTTTTTCCTTCATCCATCATCTCCTTGAGGTCTCGAGATCAGTTGCGGAAATGGGATCGTTCGGGATGCTGTCGAGGAGAACATTGGGCACTGATACCCCCGTCATGACTCAGGTGTCAACCTCGTACTCCCGAATTGATTcctatttatttggttttggttattGTGAGAAACAGTGTGTTGGGTTTTGCGGTGCAGATTCGGAAATTAATGGCGGAATTGACAAACCCCATGTCTCTTGCTCAGGTTCCtttccccctctctctctccaacTCTTCTTTTTGTTCGCCTCTAGAAATACTTTGGGTTTCGTGAGtgcttttatttttgtatggATGAACTGAACTGttgtgttattattatttaattagtcTGCTGATTCTCTTTTTatgtaaaccaaaaaaaaagacataatgAACATTGTGATTCCAGGGAGTGGTGCATTGGCAGCCTCCTAAAAAGGCCTTGGACAAGGTCAAGGACATTGTCTGGGATCCTATTGTTAGTTCTTATGGTCCCGACGAAGGTATTCCCGAGCTTAGACACGCTCTTCAGATTAAGGTTAAATAATCACATAACACCCTTTCTTGATATTTAAATATAGTCGGCCTCTTTCCCTTGTCTgagctttgttttttttgttctattaaAGCTGCGTCAAGAAAACAAGCTAACTGAATCAGCAGTGATGGTCACCGCTGGTGCCAATCAGGTGGGTATACCCGCCCGCCCGctctttgtctctctctcttcttttagtCTCACACTCTtgtcttttgtttattattaaaatgcAGGCGTTTGTGAATCTTGTTCTTGCACTTTGCGATCCTGGTGATTCGGTTGTCATGTTCCAGCCCTACTACTTCAATGCCTACATGGCCTTCCAGATGACTGGTGTTACCAACATCATCGTTGGTCCTGGCCATCCTGATACTCTCTACCCCGACGCAGGTAGAACCTTGTGAATCACATTTTTTTCATCAACTTTTTGAAGTTCTGACTCgtgagactttttttttttttttgccagacTGGTTAGAGAAGACGCTCTCTGAGTCTAAACCCACCCCAAAAGTTGTAACTGTAGTGAATCCTGGTAACCCAAGCGGCACCTATGTCCCTGAACCGCTTCTCAAGAGGATTTCAAAGATATGCAAAGATGCAGGGTGTTGGCTGATTGTAGATAACACATACGAGTGAGTTCCTCCTCAACTCATTTGCTATGATTTGAATGTTAATTAGTTTAGTTGATGTAATATAAGGGGATTATGAAAAATGGGCAGGTATTTCATGTATGACGGTTTAAAACATTGCTGCGTTGAAGGAGACAACATAGTTAacgtcttctccttctccaaaaCCTATGGCATGATGGGTTGGAGGCTTGGATATGTGAGTAGTGCCTTTTTCTGTTTCCAAATTCTTTATTATGAAACTTCTTTAATCTTGTGAAAACGTTTTGATGGAGTCGCGCAGATAGCTTACTCAGAGAGACTAGATGGGTTTGCGGCAGAGCTCTTGAAAATTCAAGACAACATCCCAATCTGTGCCTCCATAATATCTCAGCGCCTGGCTTTATACGCACTAGAGGAGGGTGCTGGGTGGATAACAGAGCGGGTAAAGGGTCTGGTGAAGAACAGGGAGATTGTTAAAGAGGCCCTTGAGCCGCTGGGGAAGGAGAACGTGAAGGGAGGAGAAGGAGCGATATACTTGTGGGCAAAACTACCGGAGGAACATGGAGATGATTTCAAGGTGGTGAGGTGGCTGGCTCACCGTCATGGAGTGGTGGTGATCCCGGGGAGTGCAAGTGGTGGTTCAGGGTATGTCAGGGTGTCGTTTGGAGGGTTGAAGGAGGAAGAAATGAGAGCTGCTGCGGGGAGGCTGAGGAAAGGATTAGAGGAGCTAGTTCACCTTGGAATGGTGGAGTGAATTGTTTGTTAAGAAAAGATGGTTTACTTTGCGTGTTACTGaaattattatagttttttAAGACTACAACTAATAAAGAGTGTTTCTATATCTGATTCAAAGTCATTTTGTATTGGGAAACTAATTAAATGGTGTGTTCCCTTTGGTGTGTATATACACTCTCTTTACTTATTAAAATGAGTTTTCCATTCAATATACGCGCGTAATTAGCCTCTTCGGTAATCTATAAACAAATCCACAAGTGAAAATGTTGGATTAGCTTTATTTGTTCTAACTCTTTGTGGAAAATTCGAGCTTGAGATGATTCAAATATTGGTTAGACGTTAAACATAAGAAGAGGGTAAGCTGACAATGGACACTTTTATAACCAAACCTTCtttagtttgaaactttaatttTTGAACGAAACAAGAGAATAAAGTTGTAAGGAATCGATTGTTTAACTTTATTGGATTTAAGGTGGGCCGTAAATGGGCCTGGatctaaatttgaaataaacccGAATAAAGAGAGAGTGGACCATTTACATGAcgtccatcttcttcttcttctacatcgTCTTCCACATCGGTTCCAACTTCGCCGACGAGTCTCGTAAATCTGGAGAGCCGAGAGAAGGGGGGAAAATTTATAGGTCCCGAGATTTGCGAGACTCAAAGAGATTGTGTATTGAAATAGAGGAAATGGGAAGTAGTAGTAACTCGTTGGCGGGTCTACAAGATCACTTGAAATTAGCAAGAGAATACGCACTAGAAGGTTCCTACGACACTTCTGTCATCTTCTTCGATGGCGCCCTTGCTCAGATCAACAAGTAACTCTACCTCCTTTCTCTCTTTTATCTACATTTTAATTTGATCAACCCCTTCGGCAATTGCTTCGAGCCCTAGCTAGTTTGATTCTAGGAGGAACTGTAtgtagagaaagagagatgatGAGATTATTGGTTACTGTTTGTAGGCATTTAAACAGCGTTGATGATCCTATGACGCGGACTAAATGGATGAACGTTAAGAAGGCTATAATGGAAGAGACTGAAGTTGTGAAGCAGTTGGATGCAGAGAGGAGAGCTTTTAAGGAAGCTCCCACTGGTCGTAGTCGTGCTGCTTCTCCGCCCATCAATAGTACCAGATCTTCCTTTGTCTTTCAGCCCTTGGATGAGTATCctacttcctcctcctcctccggtgCTCCCATGGATGATCCTGATGTCTGGAGGCCTCCCACCCGTGATGTTTCTACCCGAAGACCCGCCAGGCCTGGTATGCGAAAGTCTCCTCAAGATGGGGCTTGGGCTCGTGCTGGTGCTGGTGCTGCTGGCCCTACTACACGGACTACTCCACCTTCCCGTGGTGGAAGAGGCAGTAAGTCTGCTGCTGCAAGCGCCCGCTCTTCTGCTTCCGGAAAGAAAGGACCTGCCTCCAAATCTACCAAACCTGATTCCACGGTAAGCTTTATGTTTTCCTGCCTTTTAATGTATGTATGGTTTACTGCAAATAGTTGAAGTTAGCTATGGCGTTTCCGTTCTAACTTCTTATGCATTAGTAGAACTAGTGATGTAATCATGTATTCATGTCTAGTGCTGGATTCCATATTTGGAGATTTGATAGATTGGTATTCTATGTTCTTATGTATGGTGGTGATGCTGAGTGAGTAGGTTCCACTTAAT is a genomic window of Brassica napus cultivar Da-Ae chromosome A2, Da-Ae, whole genome shotgun sequence containing:
- the LOC125586149 gene encoding aromatic aminotransferase ISS1-like, with amino-acid sequence MGSFGMLSRRTLGTDTPVMTQIRKLMAELTNPMSLAQGVVHWQPPKKALDKVKDIVWDPIVSSYGPDEGIPELRHALQIKLRQENKLTESAVMVTAGANQAFVNLVLALCDPGDSVVMFQPYYFNAYMAFQMTGVTNIIVGPGHPDTLYPDADWLEKTLSESKPTPKVVTVVNPGNPSGTYVPEPLLKRISKICKDAGCWLIVDNTYEYFMYDGLKHCCVEGDNIVNVFSFSKTYGMMGWRLGYIAYSERLDGFAAELLKIQDNIPICASIISQRLALYALEEGAGWITERVKGLVKNREIVKEALEPLGKENVKGGEGAIYLWAKLPEEHGDDFKVVRWLAHRHGVVVIPGSASGGSGYVRVSFGGLKEEEMRAAAGRLRKGLEELVHLGMVE